CCTCGCGGGCCGTCGTGACGAGGCGCCGAGCGGGCACGGCGGTGCCGCGACGTCCCCTGCGCCCTCCGCGAGCGTGCAGGCCCTGTCGTCGGCGTCCGCCCCCGCGGCCCCCTCCCCCGCGACCGACGCGTCCCCGGGACTCCCCGGCACCGCGGGCCCGGGCGGCGGGGAGTCCGCCGCCCGCCGAGCGGACCCGGCGAGCGAGCCCGACGCGTCCACGGCCGCGGCGTCCCGGGTCGACTCGGCGGATCCGGGCACGAGCACCGTCGACGTCACGGACTCCGCCCCCACGCTGGGCGGCACCGCACCCCTCACGGCGCTCGACGACGCGGACCGGGCGCCGGACGCGCCACGTCCCGGCGCGACCGCGCACGGTCCGGGTGCCGCCGTCGACCTCGCGGTCGTCACGCCGTCGACGTCCGTCCAGCGGTCGACGGGGACGACCTCCGAGCCCGCCGGGCCGACCGCGTCGCTCGCGCCCACACCCCCGGATGCCGCACCGCCCGCGCCCGGCCCGAGCAGCGCCGACCGTCCGAGCACCGCCGACGGGCCGACCGACGCCGCCACCGGACCGACGGGCCCGACCGGTCCGGGCCCCGGTCCGGGTCCGGGAGCGCCGTCGACCCCGACACGCACGCTGCACGTCGGTCCCCTGCTCGCGGGCGCACCAGTCGCCGTCCAGCTCACGGTCCGCCCGTCCCCGACGCTGCTCGCGGGCCGCCCCGCGGGCCGTCGAGCCGTGCCCGTCCAGCGCGCCGTCCTCGGCGCACCCGCACCCGCACCGGAGCGGGCGGCGGGCTCGACGGTGTCGGCCCCTGCGCTCGACCGTGCGCCCGGTGGCGCGTCGGCGGGTGCCGTCGTCGCGCGGCGTGCGGACGGCGCGTCGCACCCGGCGGACCCGGTCGCCGGGACGGGCTTCGCCGGGCCCGGGGCGGTCGCGTCGCCGCCCGCGGCGGCCACCGACCCGGACGACGCCGGCCCCTGGACGGCGGAGGGTGGTGCGTTCACGGTCCCGTCGGCGCCCGGCTCCCCTGCGCCCGGCTCCCCGGTGCCCGGCCCGCTCACGGTGCTCCAGCGCTCGACCGCCGCGACGTCGCGGTCCGGCCCCGTGGCGGACGCCGCAGCCGCGACCGCCCGGGGCGTGCGCGCGACCACCGACCGGCCCCCGGCACCCCTCTCCCCAGGCGGCGCCGGGGCGCCGGTCGGCCTGACGGTGGCCCGCACGACGACACCGGTCGGGGCCACAGCGGTCGGGGCCACAGCGGTCGGGACGACCCCGGTCGCGCCGGGCCGGGTCGGGACGCCCGACGGCGCCGACGCGGCGCCCGCGGAGCTCGCGGTGGTCCAGCGCCGCGCCGAGCGTGCGCCGACGGCGAGCACCACGGAGCCGCCGAGCACGCCGAGCACGCCGCCGACGGTCCAGCGCGCCGAGGACGCCGCCCCGCCGCCCCCGCCCCCGGCACCGGTCGTCGCGCCCGACGCGGCGAGCGCGGCACCGGAGTCGTCGGGGGCCTCGCCGTTCGCGGCGGCCACCCCGGCCGACCTGGACGAGCTGGCACGGCGCCTCATGACGCCGCTGATGCGCCGGGTCCGCGGGCAGCTCCTCGTGGACCGCGAGCGCCGCGGCACGCGGATCGACCGGTGAACGACGAGCAGGGCGTGACGACGACCGAGAGGAGGGACCCGTGCTGGAGGACACCGCGACAGCCGTCGGGCTGCAGTACTTCGTGACGGTCGACGGTCACAAGCTCGGCGCGTTCAGCTCGTGCGAGGGGCTCGGGCTGGAGGTCGTCGTGGAGAGCCGCGAGGAGGGCGGCTTCAACACGGGGGTCTGGCAGCTGCCGACGCGCGTGAAGTACCCGAACGTGAAGCTGACCCGGCCGCTCGGCAAGGAGACCGCGGACGTCATGGCGTGGCTCTCGACGGTCAGCCAGGGCCTGGTGGCGACGACGGCGAGCATCGAGGCGCGCACGACGGACGGCACGAAGGTCGTGCGCTGGACGCTGCAGGGCGTCGTGCCGATCCGGTGGACCGGGCCGTCGCTGACGCCGGACACGACGAAGGTCGTGACGGAGACGCTCGAGCTCGCGCACCACGGCTTCGGCAAGGGGTCGTGAGATGGGCTCGGCGACGGGGTTCAACGCGAGCGCGGCCTCCGCGGCACCGGCGGGCGCGTCGACGCTGACGCACGCGAAGCTCGACCTGCACGAGCCGTCGAAGGACGGTGCGCTGGACAAGCCGGGGCCGCTCATCGGGTCGGTCGCGTTCCAGTTCAACCCGAAGGAGCTGACGCTCCAGAAGTCGGCGAAGTGGACGCGCCCGACGACGAAGGGCAGCACGCGGTCGAGCCCGCCGCAGTACCAGGGGCCGCAGCCGTCGAAGCTGACGCTGGAGATGTTCCTCGACGAGTCGGTGTTCTTCGACCCGGGCAAGAAGCAGGACGGGTCCGTCGTGAAGACCGTCGAGCAGCTCTTCAAGTGCTGCGTACCGACGGACGCGTCGCACGGGCAGAAGAAGGACTCGCCGCCGTGGGTCAAGTTCTCGTGGGGCGGCCTGACGGGCTTCCTCGCGTACATCGAGCAGGTGCAGGTGAAGTACACGCTGTTCACGCCGGCGGGGCTGCCGGTGCGGGCGGTGTGCACGGTGACGTTGCAGGAGCTCGCGGGCGAGCCGCCGGGCACGAACCCGACGTCGGGCGGCCGGGTGCCGCACCGCGAGCACGTCGTGGTGCAGGGCGACACGCTGCCGGGGGTCGCGTACCAGGAGTACGGGGACGCGGCGCTGTGGCGCGCGGTCGCGGACGTGAACGGCATCGACGACCCGGCGCGGCTGCGCCCGGGCCGGCGGCTGCTGCTGCCGACGGCGGACGAGCTGCTGCGCACAGCGGCCCCGACCGCGCCGCGCACGCCGCTGACGACGCCGAGGCCGGGCGCACCCGCGGTCACGCCCGCGCCCCGCCGGGACAGGGAGGTGGCCGGTGCCGTTCGGTGAGGAGCACAGCGCGACGCTGCTGGTGTCGGTCGACGGAGCACCGCTGCCGGCGGACGTCGCGCCGCTGCTGGTGTCCGGGTACGTCGACAGCGCGCGCAGCGTGCCGGACCTGTTCGTGCTGCGGTTCTCCGACGAGCACGGGACGGTCCTCGCGAAGGGCGGCTTCACGATCGGCGCGAAGGTCGAGCTCCAGGTGCAGGCGAGCGGGCCGGGCGGCCCGAAGCCGCTGCTCAAGGGCGAGGTCACGGCGGTCGAGGCTGAGCTCGACCCGGAGGGCCTGTACACGACCGTGCGCGGCTACGACGTGTCGCACCGCCTCTTCCGGGGCCGCCGGATGGAGGCGTACCGGACGATGAAGCCGGGCGAGATCGTCCGCAAGGTCGCGCAGCGTGCGGGCCTGACGGTCGGGACGGTGTCGTCCGAGGGCGCCGTCATCGAGCACGCCGTGCAGGACGACGTCGACGACTGGACGTTCGTGTCGACGCTCGCCGACGAGCTCGGCTGGGTCGTGCGCGTCGTCGACGGCAAGCTGCACGCCGGTCCGCCCGCCGAGGCGACGGCCGCGCCCGCGACGAGCGGCGAGGCGCGCAAGGACCCGCTCGTGCTGGAGGCGGGCGTCAACCTGCAGTGGCTGCGGGCGACGGTCACCGCCGCAGGTCAGGTGCCGGACGTGCAGGTGCGCAGCTGGGACGTCAAGCAGAAGAAGGCGCTCGTGGGCACGGCGACCGCGTCGACCGTGAGCGCGCAGCTCGCCGACGCGGACCCCGTGAAGCTCGCGAAGAAGTTCGGCGGGCCGACCCTGGTCGAGCCGGCGTCGCGGCTCGGGACCCAGTCGGCGGTGACGGCGCGCGCCAAGGCGCTCGCGGACCGGATCGCGGGCGGGTTCGCCGAGCTCGAGGGTGCGGTGCACGGCAACCCGACGCTGCTCGCGGGAGGGTCGGTCGCGGTGCGCGGCATAGGGTCGCCGTTCGACGGCCAGTACGTGCTCACGTCGGTCCGGCACGACTTCGACGCCGAGCGCGGGTACGTCACGTCCTTCACGGTGGCAGGCGCATCGGAGCGGTCGCTGCTCGGCACCGTGCTCGGGTCGTCGGGCGGCGGGATCGGTGCGGCGGGCGGGCCGACGGGTCGCACGCCGACGCTCGGGGTGATGCCGGCGATCGTCACCGACGCGAAGGACCCGGAGTCGCTCAACCGCGTGCGGGTCAAGCTGCCCGTGCACTCCGACACGTACGAGTCGGGGTGGGCGCGCGTCGTGCAGCCGGGTGCAGGCGCGTCGCGCGGGACCGGCCTGCTGCCGGAGGTCGGCGACGAGGTGCTCGTCGCGTTCGCCGAGGGCGACCTCGCGCAGCCGTACGTCCTCGGCGGGCTCTACAACGGCAAGGACGCGCCCGACAAGGACCAGGTCGGCGGCACCGACGGCAAGATCCAGAAGCGCGTCTTCGTGTCCCGCACGGGGATGCGCGTCGAGCACCTGGAGAAGCCGGACGGCGAGGAGCTGACCATCTCCACGAACGCGGGCGCGCAGAAGGTGCGGCTCGTCCAGAAGCCGGACGCGGCGATCGAGATCATCTCGGAGGGTCCGGTCACGGTCACCGCGAAGAAGGCGGCGACGGTCACCGCGCAGAACGACGTGTCGGTGACGAGCAAGACCGGCGCGGTCACCGTCAAGGGTCTCGACGTGACGCTCGAGGGCTCGAAGTCCGTCATGGTCAAGGGGCCCAAGGTGACCATCGAGGGCACCGCGACCACCGACGTGAAGGGCGCCGTCGTCAAGGTCGCCGCGCAGGGCACCGCCGAGCTGTCGGCGTCCGGCATCACGACCGTCCGCGGCTCGCTCGTGAAGATCAACTGAGGGGGCGCGTCGTGGGCCAGGAGTTCATCGGTGCCGGGTGGGCGTTCCCCGTGCGCACCGACGCGACGGGCCGCATCGCGCTGTCCCGTGAGGGCCGCGAGATCGAGGAGAGCATCCGCCTGATCCTCGCGACGGCCCCCGGCGAGCGGCCCATGCGTCCCGAGTTCGGCTGCGCGGCGCACGACTACGTGTTCGCCCCGGCGGACGCGTCGACGGCGGGCGCGATCGCCGACGCCGTGCGCGTCGCGCTCGACCGGTGGGAGCCGCGGATCGACCTGCAGGACGTGCTCGTGCGCTACGACGAGGTCGACCGCGGCCTGCTCTACATCGACGTGCAGTACGCGCTGCGCGGCACGAACGACCCCCGCAACCTCGTCTTCCCCTTCTACACGATCCCCGACGAGCGCCCGGGCACCCCCGCGGGCACGGGCGCCGCCGGGCCGACGGGCGGAGGTGCCTGACGTGCTGCCCACCCCGAACCTCGACGACCGCCGGTTC
The sequence above is a segment of the Cellulomonas fimi genome. Coding sequences within it:
- a CDS encoding phage tail protein, with translation MLEDTATAVGLQYFVTVDGHKLGAFSSCEGLGLEVVVESREEGGFNTGVWQLPTRVKYPNVKLTRPLGKETADVMAWLSTVSQGLVATTASIEARTTDGTKVVRWTLQGVVPIRWTGPSLTPDTTKVVTETLELAHHGFGKGS
- a CDS encoding LysM peptidoglycan-binding domain-containing protein is translated as MGSATGFNASAASAAPAGASTLTHAKLDLHEPSKDGALDKPGPLIGSVAFQFNPKELTLQKSAKWTRPTTKGSTRSSPPQYQGPQPSKLTLEMFLDESVFFDPGKKQDGSVVKTVEQLFKCCVPTDASHGQKKDSPPWVKFSWGGLTGFLAYIEQVQVKYTLFTPAGLPVRAVCTVTLQELAGEPPGTNPTSGGRVPHREHVVVQGDTLPGVAYQEYGDAALWRAVADVNGIDDPARLRPGRRLLLPTADELLRTAAPTAPRTPLTTPRPGAPAVTPAPRRDREVAGAVR
- a CDS encoding VgrG-related protein, whose product is MPFGEEHSATLLVSVDGAPLPADVAPLLVSGYVDSARSVPDLFVLRFSDEHGTVLAKGGFTIGAKVELQVQASGPGGPKPLLKGEVTAVEAELDPEGLYTTVRGYDVSHRLFRGRRMEAYRTMKPGEIVRKVAQRAGLTVGTVSSEGAVIEHAVQDDVDDWTFVSTLADELGWVVRVVDGKLHAGPPAEATAAPATSGEARKDPLVLEAGVNLQWLRATVTAAGQVPDVQVRSWDVKQKKALVGTATASTVSAQLADADPVKLAKKFGGPTLVEPASRLGTQSAVTARAKALADRIAGGFAELEGAVHGNPTLLAGGSVAVRGIGSPFDGQYVLTSVRHDFDAERGYVTSFTVAGASERSLLGTVLGSSGGGIGAAGGPTGRTPTLGVMPAIVTDAKDPESLNRVRVKLPVHSDTYESGWARVVQPGAGASRGTGLLPEVGDEVLVAFAEGDLAQPYVLGGLYNGKDAPDKDQVGGTDGKIQKRVFVSRTGMRVEHLEKPDGEELTISTNAGAQKVRLVQKPDAAIEIISEGPVTVTAKKAATVTAQNDVSVTSKTGAVTVKGLDVTLEGSKSVMVKGPKVTIEGTATTDVKGAVVKVAAQGTAELSASGITTVRGSLVKIN
- a CDS encoding GPW/gp25 family protein, whose product is MGQEFIGAGWAFPVRTDATGRIALSREGREIEESIRLILATAPGERPMRPEFGCAAHDYVFAPADASTAGAIADAVRVALDRWEPRIDLQDVLVRYDEVDRGLLYIDVQYALRGTNDPRNLVFPFYTIPDERPGTPAGTGAAGPTGGGA